A part of Bacillus thuringiensis genomic DNA contains:
- a CDS encoding 3-ketoacyl-ACP reductase: protein MAELLQGKNALITGAGRGIGRAVAIALAKEGVNVGLLARSEENLKAVAKEVEAEGVKAVIATADVSSYEEVTTAIETLKNGLGSIDILINNAGISKFGKFLELDVADWEKIIQVNLMGVYYATRAALPSMIEQQSGDIINISSTAGQKGAPVTSAYSASKFGVLGLTESLAMEVRKHNIRVTALTPSTVATDMAVDLGLTDGNPDKVMQAEDIAEFIVAQLKLNKRTFIKSAGLWSTNP, encoded by the coding sequence TTGGCAGAATTATTACAAGGTAAAAATGCTTTAATTACAGGAGCAGGTAGAGGGATTGGTCGTGCTGTAGCGATCGCATTAGCGAAAGAAGGCGTAAATGTCGGTCTTTTAGCTCGTTCAGAAGAAAACTTAAAAGCTGTAGCGAAAGAAGTAGAAGCAGAAGGCGTAAAAGCTGTTATTGCGACTGCTGATGTATCTTCATATGAAGAGGTAACGACTGCAATTGAAACGTTAAAAAATGGTTTAGGATCTATCGATATTTTAATTAATAACGCTGGTATTTCTAAATTCGGTAAGTTTTTAGAATTAGACGTTGCTGATTGGGAAAAAATCATTCAAGTAAACTTAATGGGTGTATACTATGCAACTCGTGCCGCTTTACCAAGCATGATTGAACAACAATCTGGTGATATTATTAACATTTCATCTACAGCAGGACAAAAAGGTGCACCTGTAACAAGTGCATATAGTGCTTCTAAATTTGGTGTTCTTGGTTTAACAGAATCGTTAGCGATGGAAGTTCGTAAGCATAACATTCGTGTAACAGCTTTAACGCCAAGTACAGTAGCAACTGATATGGCTGTAGATTTAGGATTAACTGATGGAAACCCAGATAAAGTAATGCAAGCAGAAGATATTGCAGAGTTTATCGTAGCGCAGCTGAAATTAAATAAACGTACATTTATTAAATCAGCTGGACTTTGGTCTACTAATCCGTAA
- a CDS encoding ABC transporter ATP-binding protein → MEVKNEMKKKGSWRQFLRLIQDTNPPKGILAFALLMSLLSTGASLFIPMLTKGLVDNFSLSSISTGQIVGLVAFFIMQTIAAGLSIYLLNYIGQKIVAGLRERLWKKVLILPVTYYDQNRTGDTISRMTNDTGVVKTLISEHLSNLLTGGISIVGSLIVLFVLDWKMTLLLLTVIPLSVLILVPLGRKMYKISKALQDETASFTSVLTQVLSEIRLVKSSNTEKKEYETGNKGIEKLLQFGLKEGKVQALISPVMSFVLMALLVIIVGYGGMRVSSGALTTGELVAFILYLVQIIMPMSQLSMFFTQFQKAIGATERINTILEYEVEDHETGVKVTNAKQPIVLENVHFEYNEEEQVLNNIDFTIESGKVTAIVGPSGSGKTTLFSLLERFYEPTSGAIKLGKDSIKNYSLQSWRRQIGYVSQDSPLIDGTIRDNICYGVEGEVTDEEIEKVAAMAYVDAFIHDLPNGYATEVGERGVKLSGGQRQRIAIARALLRNPQILMLDEATSSLDSKSESVVQKALNNLMKGRTTLVIAHRLSTVVDADKIIFIEKGNLTGSGTHDELLHTHDMYREFATQQLKIKEGAL, encoded by the coding sequence ATGGAAGTTAAAAATGAAATGAAGAAAAAAGGGAGTTGGAGGCAGTTTTTACGCCTTATTCAAGATACAAATCCTCCGAAAGGGATTCTTGCTTTTGCGTTATTAATGAGTTTGCTTTCTACGGGAGCGAGTTTATTTATTCCGATGTTAACGAAGGGATTAGTAGATAATTTTTCACTTTCGTCAATAAGTACAGGACAAATTGTTGGGCTAGTTGCATTCTTTATTATGCAAACTATAGCTGCAGGATTGTCTATATATTTACTAAATTATATAGGACAGAAGATCGTAGCTGGACTGAGAGAACGTTTGTGGAAAAAGGTGCTTATATTACCGGTAACTTATTATGATCAAAATAGAACAGGTGATACAATTAGCCGTATGACAAATGATACAGGAGTTGTGAAAACATTAATTTCTGAGCATTTGTCAAACTTATTAACAGGCGGTATTTCAATTGTTGGATCATTAATTGTACTATTTGTTTTAGATTGGAAAATGACACTTTTACTTTTAACCGTTATTCCATTATCAGTACTAATTTTAGTTCCACTTGGACGAAAAATGTATAAGATTTCAAAAGCCCTTCAAGATGAAACGGCTTCTTTTACTAGTGTATTAACACAAGTGTTATCAGAAATTCGTTTAGTAAAATCTTCGAACACAGAAAAAAAGGAATATGAAACTGGAAATAAAGGTATTGAAAAGCTATTACAATTTGGTTTGAAAGAGGGAAAAGTGCAAGCGTTAATTTCACCAGTTATGTCGTTTGTTTTAATGGCATTGCTTGTTATTATCGTAGGATATGGTGGAATGCGAGTTTCTAGCGGTGCATTAACAACAGGAGAACTAGTAGCGTTTATTTTATATTTAGTTCAAATTATAATGCCGATGAGTCAATTATCTATGTTCTTTACACAATTCCAAAAGGCAATTGGTGCAACGGAAAGAATTAATACAATTTTAGAATATGAAGTAGAAGATCATGAAACTGGTGTGAAGGTTACAAATGCTAAGCAGCCAATCGTTCTTGAAAATGTACATTTCGAGTATAACGAAGAAGAGCAAGTTTTAAACAATATTGATTTCACAATTGAATCAGGAAAAGTAACAGCAATCGTAGGACCAAGTGGTAGCGGAAAAACGACGTTATTCTCACTGTTAGAACGTTTTTATGAGCCAACTAGCGGTGCTATTAAATTAGGGAAAGACTCAATTAAGAATTATTCACTACAGTCATGGCGACGTCAAATTGGTTACGTTTCACAGGATAGTCCGTTAATTGATGGAACGATTCGTGATAATATTTGTTACGGTGTTGAGGGCGAAGTGACAGATGAAGAAATTGAAAAAGTAGCAGCGATGGCATATGTTGATGCATTTATTCATGATTTGCCAAACGGATACGCAACGGAAGTTGGAGAACGTGGTGTGAAGCTTTCTGGAGGGCAAAGACAACGAATTGCCATTGCCCGAGCATTACTTCGAAATCCACAAATTCTTATGTTAGATGAAGCAACTTCCAGTCTAGATAGTAAATCTGAGTCTGTCGTTCAAAAGGCATTAAATAACTTAATGAAAGGCAGAACAACGTTAGTTATTGCACATAGACTTTCTACTGTCGTGGATGCAGATAAAATTATCTTTATAGAAAAAGGGAATCTTACAGGAAGCGGTACACATGATGAATTATTACACACACATGATATGTATCGCGAATTTGCAACGCAACAATTGAAAATTAAAGAGGGTGCATTATAA
- a CDS encoding pyridoxamine 5'-phosphate oxidase family protein, translating to MGIESKEIKSIISTEEELRQILGQPSERALKKVISSLDHHCVDFLSKSPFLVLSTANKLGECDASPRGDAPGFVYVLNQNKIIIPERPGNRRIDSILNIISNPHVGLIFFIPGLGETLRINGKAYITNDEEILKEMQANGRNPLLGIVVEIEECYIHCAKAFIRSKMWDPESWLHKKELPSAAKMLMEHAKVNASEEDVARSLEESYKKRLY from the coding sequence GTGGGGATAGAGAGTAAGGAAATAAAATCGATTATTTCAACAGAGGAAGAATTACGACAAATATTGGGGCAACCAAGTGAGCGAGCTTTGAAAAAAGTTATTTCATCACTAGACCACCATTGTGTAGATTTTCTGTCTAAATCTCCTTTTCTAGTATTATCTACTGCAAATAAATTAGGAGAGTGTGATGCTTCGCCGAGAGGAGATGCACCTGGATTTGTATATGTATTAAATCAAAATAAAATTATCATCCCTGAAAGACCGGGTAATCGTCGCATAGACTCTATTTTAAATATTATTTCGAATCCGCACGTAGGATTAATCTTTTTTATTCCTGGTCTTGGGGAAACACTCCGAATAAACGGTAAAGCATATATTACAAACGATGAAGAAATTTTGAAAGAAATGCAGGCGAATGGACGTAATCCGTTACTTGGAATCGTTGTTGAAATAGAAGAATGCTACATACATTGTGCAAAAGCTTTTATTCGCTCTAAGATGTGGGATCCAGAATCTTGGTTACATAAAAAAGAGTTACCTTCAGCAGCAAAAATGTTAATGGAACATGCGAAAGTGAATGCGTCAGAAGAGGACGTTGCACGTTCTTTAGAAGAAAGTTATAAGAAAAGATTGTATTGA
- the hitS gene encoding envelope stress sensor histidine kinase HitS — MRKRKEMSKLKMLKVTGAIIALFSFLTIIWSIAFYVATSILNAFEINVSPFVAFLISDMVGFVFIVLIWTLFGILMRPKRQAMIWTIIEPIQKIAKGDFSVKIRNEEKYDGEIGVLVKSINDMTDELNAMEKMRQEFVSNVSHEIQSPLTSIKGFARALQDDKLSEEKRKHYLTIIETETTRLSKLSQNLLKLTLLESEEYTPERVTYRLDQQLKQIVLNSEPLWAEKEIELELNLEKVHITADQESMSQVWINLIHNSIKFTPSGGTITIQLKECEKVMEVRIRDSGIGISEKQKQHIFERFYKVDSSRNRAYGGSGLGLAIVKKVLDLHQGEIKVESEEGNGTEFIVCIPKYKER; from the coding sequence ATGAGAAAAAGAAAAGAAATGAGTAAGTTGAAGATGTTGAAAGTAACGGGAGCGATAATAGCGCTCTTTTCTTTTCTCACTATAATTTGGTCTATCGCATTTTATGTAGCAACTAGTATATTGAATGCTTTTGAAATAAATGTATCGCCGTTTGTTGCCTTTCTAATTAGTGATATGGTCGGTTTTGTATTTATTGTTCTTATTTGGACATTGTTTGGGATATTAATGAGGCCAAAACGACAGGCAATGATTTGGACTATTATTGAACCGATACAAAAAATTGCAAAAGGAGACTTCTCCGTAAAAATACGAAATGAAGAAAAGTATGATGGAGAAATTGGTGTGCTCGTAAAAAGTATAAATGATATGACAGATGAATTGAATGCAATGGAGAAAATGCGTCAGGAATTTGTATCAAATGTTTCTCATGAAATACAGTCACCATTAACTTCTATAAAAGGATTTGCTAGAGCGCTACAAGATGACAAGCTTTCAGAGGAAAAAAGAAAGCATTACCTTACCATTATTGAAACGGAAACAACAAGATTATCTAAACTGAGCCAAAATTTACTGAAACTAACTCTTTTAGAGTCGGAAGAGTATACACCAGAAAGAGTGACTTATCGATTAGATCAACAGTTAAAGCAAATTGTGTTAAATAGTGAACCGCTCTGGGCTGAAAAAGAAATTGAGCTAGAACTTAATTTAGAGAAAGTGCACATTACTGCTGACCAAGAAAGTATGAGTCAAGTTTGGATTAATTTAATTCATAATAGTATTAAATTTACTCCAAGTGGTGGCACAATTACAATCCAGTTAAAAGAATGTGAGAAAGTAATGGAAGTACGTATTCGTGATTCGGGAATTGGTATATCTGAAAAGCAAAAACAACATATTTTTGAGCGTTTTTATAAAGTGGACTCTTCACGAAATCGTGCTTATGGAGGAAGTGGCTTAGGTTTAGCGATTGTGAAAAAAGTACTCGACCTTCATCAAGGAGAAATAAAAGTCGAGAGTGAGGAAGGGAATGGTACGGAATTTATTGTGTGTATTCCTAAGTATAAAGAGAGATAG
- a CDS encoding aminoglycoside 6-adenylyltransferase, producing MRTEKEMLDLIINTAKEDKRIRAVIMNGSRINPNVKKDCFQDYDIMYVVHDIQSFTSNHNWIHRFGEIMIVQMPEEMSLVPADEDGKFPYLMQFMDGNRIDLTLVPFDLINKFVGQDSLSQLLLDKDNCIVEFPPASDKDYLIKMPTEKEFLDCCNEFWWCSTNVAKGLWREELSYVKGMLDGPVRDMFIVMLEWHIGMKTDFTVNAGKFGKHFKQYFEEDVWEQFKKTFSNAEYEDIWESFFVMGDMFRKVANGFANAYGYQYPQGDDDRVTSYLKHVRTLPRDSKVMY from the coding sequence ATGAGAACTGAAAAAGAAATGCTAGACTTAATTATTAATACAGCAAAAGAGGATAAAAGAATTCGGGCTGTTATCATGAATGGATCACGTATAAATCCAAATGTGAAAAAAGATTGTTTTCAAGACTATGATATTATGTATGTTGTACATGATATACAATCTTTTACGTCTAATCATAATTGGATTCATAGATTTGGAGAAATAATGATTGTACAAATGCCGGAAGAAATGTCATTAGTTCCAGCAGATGAAGACGGAAAATTTCCATATTTAATGCAGTTTATGGATGGAAATCGAATTGATTTAACGCTCGTTCCATTTGATTTGATAAATAAGTTCGTTGGACAAGATAGTTTAAGTCAACTACTTCTGGATAAAGATAATTGTATTGTTGAATTTCCACCTGCAAGCGATAAAGACTACTTAATAAAAATGCCTACAGAAAAAGAGTTTTTAGATTGTTGTAATGAATTTTGGTGGTGTAGTACGAATGTGGCAAAAGGGTTATGGAGAGAAGAACTTTCTTATGTGAAAGGGATGCTTGATGGTCCGGTGCGAGATATGTTCATCGTAATGCTAGAATGGCATATTGGTATGAAAACAGATTTTACAGTTAATGCAGGGAAGTTTGGGAAGCATTTTAAGCAATACTTTGAAGAAGATGTGTGGGAGCAATTTAAGAAAACATTTTCTAATGCAGAATATGAAGACATATGGGAGTCATTTTTTGTAATGGGAGATATGTTTAGGAAAGTTGCGAACGGATTTGCGAACGCTTATGGATATCAATACCCGCAAGGTGATGATGACAGAGTGACAAGTTATTTAAAACATGTGAGAACATTACCGAGAGATAGTAAAGTAATGTATTAA
- the hitR gene encoding envelope stress response regulator transcription factor HitR produces the protein MIPNILIVDDDPHIRELVSVFLEREGFQTYEAVDGLDALQKIDEVKVDMVILDIMMPNMDGFDVCFELRKYYDIPILMLTAKGETSQKVKGFHLGTDDYLVKPFDPIELVVRVKALLKRYQITVSQSIQVGNVLLNRKTFEVSVGEQTVTLPLKEFELLFTLGSKAGRTCSREQLIEDVWGYDFEGNERTLDVHINRLREKFQEEKSKFSIKTIRGLGYRLEVSK, from the coding sequence TTGATACCTAACATTTTAATAGTGGACGACGATCCACATATTAGAGAACTAGTTTCTGTTTTTTTAGAACGCGAAGGTTTTCAAACATATGAGGCAGTTGATGGTCTAGATGCACTTCAGAAAATAGATGAAGTAAAAGTTGATATGGTTATTCTTGATATCATGATGCCGAATATGGATGGATTTGATGTATGTTTTGAATTAAGGAAGTACTATGATATTCCGATTTTGATGCTAACTGCTAAAGGGGAAACATCTCAAAAAGTAAAAGGATTTCACCTCGGCACGGATGATTATCTTGTAAAACCATTTGATCCGATAGAACTAGTAGTGAGAGTAAAGGCACTACTGAAACGTTACCAAATTACAGTATCACAATCGATTCAAGTTGGAAATGTACTGTTAAATCGTAAAACATTTGAAGTTTCAGTTGGAGAACAAACAGTTACATTACCGCTAAAAGAATTCGAATTGCTCTTTACTTTAGGTTCTAAAGCAGGAAGAACTTGTTCGAGAGAGCAATTAATTGAAGATGTATGGGGATATGATTTTGAAGGGAATGAACGTACATTAGACGTTCATATTAATCGGCTACGTGAGAAGTTTCAAGAAGAGAAGTCGAAGTTCAGTATTAAAACGATAAGAGGTTTAGGGTATCGCTTAGAGGTAAGTAAATGA
- a CDS encoding peptidoglycan-N-acetylglucosamine deacetylase: MYYFYSSEMFAPYQWGLERDVSYAYMPYSSFYYGDYISSLPYAYIPRNYEVQMKADERGSWTPFSWVEKYAYAFSGPYNKAEVALTFDDGPDLEFTPKILDKLKQHNVKATFFLLGENAEKFPNVVKRIANEGHVIGNHTYSHPNLAKVTDAEYRNQIIKTEEILNRLAGYAPKLIRPPYGEILENQLKWATEQNFMIVQWSVDTVDWKGVSADTITNNVLGNSFPGSVILQHSTPGGHLQGSVDALDKIIPQLKTKGARFVTLPSMFQTSKERN, from the coding sequence ATGTATTATTTTTATTCGTCAGAAATGTTTGCTCCATATCAATGGGGACTAGAACGAGATGTTTCGTATGCCTATATGCCATATAGCTCATTTTATTATGGAGACTATATAAGCTCATTGCCATACGCATATATCCCAAGGAACTATGAAGTACAAATGAAAGCTGATGAGCGTGGATCGTGGACACCATTTTCGTGGGTCGAAAAATATGCGTACGCATTTTCAGGACCGTACAATAAAGCGGAAGTCGCTCTTACATTTGATGATGGACCAGATTTAGAATTTACGCCAAAAATTTTAGATAAGTTAAAACAACATAATGTAAAAGCGACTTTCTTCTTGCTTGGTGAAAATGCAGAGAAGTTTCCAAATGTAGTAAAACGTATTGCGAATGAAGGGCATGTAATTGGCAATCATACGTATAGCCATCCGAATTTAGCGAAAGTAACTGATGCTGAGTACCGTAATCAAATTATAAAAACAGAAGAAATATTAAATCGTTTAGCTGGTTATGCACCGAAATTAATTCGTCCGCCGTACGGTGAAATACTTGAAAATCAATTGAAGTGGGCAACAGAGCAAAATTTTATGATTGTACAGTGGAGTGTTGATACAGTTGATTGGAAAGGTGTAAGTGCCGATACGATTACAAATAATGTGTTAGGGAATTCATTTCCAGGTAGTGTCATCCTGCAGCATTCAACTCCAGGTGGGCATTTACAAGGATCTGTAGATGCGCTAGACAAAATCATTCCGCAGTTAAAAACGAAAGGGGCACGTTTTGTAACACTTCCAAGTATGTTCCAGACATCGAAAGAAAGAAATTGA
- a CDS encoding SdpI family protein, producing the protein MEALVNIGMSILIGVIFILAALILQKNPPTDINAAYGYRTKRSMKNKELWDAGNRYSAEVMKQNGFIMMLIGSVISILFRYPHTMIAVMIVMLLLIIRLFIQVEKRLKLLEQ; encoded by the coding sequence ATTGAGGCACTAGTAAACATAGGAATGAGCATATTGATTGGTGTTATATTTATACTTGCGGCACTTATACTTCAAAAAAATCCACCGACAGATATTAACGCGGCATATGGTTATCGTACGAAGCGATCTATGAAAAATAAGGAACTATGGGATGCGGGTAATAGGTATAGTGCAGAAGTGATGAAACAAAATGGTTTCATCATGATGTTAATTGGAAGTGTTATTAGTATACTGTTTAGATATCCGCATACAATGATAGCGGTTATGATTGTTATGCTGTTGTTAATTATTCGCTTATTTATACAAGTAGAGAAAAGGCTGAAGCTCCTTGAACAATGA
- a CDS encoding O-methyltransferase, producing MSTIEKWTAVDQYVSDVLIPRDSTLEEVLQANVAANLPAHDVSPTQGKFLQLLVQIQGARNILEIGTLGGYSTIWLARALPSGGQVVTLEASEKHAEIARNNIERANLTDKIEMRIGLALDSLQQIEDEKYEPFDFIFIDADKQNNPAYFEWALKLSRPGTVIIGDNVVREGELINNTSSDPRVQGIRRFYELIAAEPRVSATALQTVGSKGYDGFVMVVVKE from the coding sequence ATGAGTACGATTGAGAAATGGACGGCTGTTGATCAATATGTGAGTGATGTATTAATACCGAGAGATTCTACATTAGAAGAAGTTCTTCAAGCAAACGTTGCAGCTAATTTACCAGCACATGATGTATCGCCAACGCAAGGGAAGTTTTTGCAACTATTAGTACAAATTCAAGGAGCTCGGAACATTTTAGAAATTGGTACTTTAGGCGGATATAGCACAATATGGCTTGCAAGAGCATTGCCATCTGGAGGCCAAGTTGTTACATTGGAAGCAAGTGAAAAACATGCAGAAATAGCACGTAACAATATTGAACGTGCTAATTTGACTGATAAAATTGAAATGCGAATAGGGTTAGCATTAGATTCTTTGCAACAAATAGAAGATGAGAAGTATGAACCGTTTGATTTTATCTTTATAGATGCTGATAAACAAAATAATCCTGCTTATTTTGAATGGGCACTGAAACTATCACGCCCGGGTACTGTAATCATTGGGGATAATGTAGTACGCGAAGGAGAATTAATTAATAACACTAGTAGCGACCCTCGTGTACAAGGGATACGTCGCTTCTATGAATTAATAGCTGCTGAGCCACGTGTAAGTGCTACAGCGCTTCAAACTGTAGGAAGTAAAGGGTACGATGGATTTGTGATGGTAGTCGTAAAAGAATGA
- a CDS encoding homoserine dehydrogenase: MNNVINVGVLGLGTVGSGVVHILKEHYKKIALDTGYEVKVKTVVVRDVEKERDVCMDGIVVTSHVDEVLNDPNIDIVVEVMGGIKEAKQHIVKALRNKKHVVTANKDLMAVYGAELLQLANDNDCDLCYEASVAGGIPVLRGLTDGLASDQIEKIMGIVNGTTNYMLTKMSQNGWSYEEALQEAQKLGFAESDPTADVDGLDAARKVAILANLGFSMNVSLDDVQVRGIRKVEKEDLQMAEKLGFTMKLIGKAEKQGSAIHLSVEPTLLPSHHPLSNVNNEFNAVYVHGQAVGEVMFYGPGAGKLPTGSAVVSDIISIVKNMNQVQKNKSALKEPEPYELQGDEEVVSKYFLRISLRDEPGMLQKVTECFVNYSVSLKEVIQLPLNRELAEVVVVTHQTSKYQFERVLGAIENVASEINSYYIIEEEKQYV; the protein is encoded by the coding sequence ATGAATAACGTTATTAATGTTGGGGTGTTAGGCTTAGGTACGGTCGGAAGTGGTGTTGTCCATATTTTGAAAGAACATTATAAAAAAATTGCACTTGATACAGGGTATGAAGTGAAGGTAAAGACAGTCGTTGTACGTGACGTAGAAAAAGAACGTGATGTTTGCATGGATGGGATTGTAGTAACAAGTCATGTCGATGAAGTTCTAAATGATCCAAATATTGATATTGTAGTAGAGGTAATGGGCGGAATTAAAGAAGCAAAGCAACATATTGTTAAGGCTTTACGAAATAAGAAACATGTCGTAACAGCAAATAAAGATTTAATGGCTGTATACGGTGCAGAGCTTCTCCAACTGGCGAACGATAATGATTGTGATTTATGTTATGAAGCAAGTGTAGCGGGCGGTATTCCGGTGTTAAGAGGATTAACAGACGGATTAGCTTCAGATCAAATTGAAAAAATAATGGGGATTGTAAATGGTACAACAAATTACATGTTAACAAAGATGAGTCAAAATGGATGGTCGTATGAAGAGGCTTTACAAGAAGCACAAAAATTAGGTTTCGCAGAATCGGATCCAACAGCAGATGTAGATGGGCTAGATGCGGCGAGAAAGGTAGCTATTCTTGCAAACTTAGGTTTTTCGATGAATGTTTCTTTAGATGATGTACAAGTAAGAGGGATTCGAAAGGTCGAAAAAGAAGATTTACAAATGGCAGAAAAGTTAGGATTTACTATGAAATTAATTGGGAAAGCAGAGAAACAAGGATCAGCCATTCATTTAAGTGTAGAACCGACACTTTTACCAAGCCATCATCCATTATCGAATGTAAATAATGAATTTAATGCAGTATATGTTCACGGTCAAGCGGTAGGAGAAGTAATGTTTTACGGACCTGGAGCTGGGAAATTGCCGACTGGTTCTGCTGTAGTAAGTGATATTATTTCAATCGTTAAAAATATGAATCAAGTTCAGAAAAATAAAAGTGCATTAAAAGAACCAGAACCGTATGAATTACAGGGGGATGAAGAAGTCGTTTCGAAATATTTCTTACGTATTTCATTACGAGATGAACCTGGGATGTTGCAAAAAGTAACAGAATGTTTTGTTAATTATTCTGTAAGTTTAAAAGAAGTTATTCAATTACCTTTAAATCGTGAACTTGCAGAAGTCGTTGTTGTGACACATCAAACTTCAAAGTATCAATTTGAACGGGTTCTAGGAGCGATAGAAAATGTCGCAAGTGAAATAAACAGTTATTACATTATTGAGGAGGAAAAACAATATGTATAA
- a CDS encoding DUF3139 domain-containing protein codes for MCMKRKKWFLSLTAVGLCIIFFGIYFAFGNPLNYKVIEKDTSDYLHTIKGYKQEDIQSITGKYTPLYNIGYYAIVVYKDEPYFTYSYTYDNNKKIIQDDSILGRHTESFDHLNLKWSLFDELVDGIHTNLQGRGLREKKDYSIRSVQFIDVDDDKNGAEAYVDFKKDKESDYSYRMNSEGKAYQYSCSNGKCIFKEK; via the coding sequence ATGTGTATGAAAAGAAAAAAATGGTTCTTATCACTAACTGCAGTCGGACTTTGCATCATATTTTTCGGGATATACTTTGCATTTGGTAATCCTCTAAACTATAAAGTTATAGAAAAAGATACTAGTGATTACCTTCATACTATAAAAGGCTACAAACAAGAAGATATACAAAGTATCACCGGAAAATATACTCCCCTTTATAATATCGGCTATTATGCAATAGTAGTATATAAAGACGAACCTTATTTTACATACTCTTATACATACGATAATAATAAAAAAATAATACAAGACGACAGCATTTTAGGAAGACATACTGAGTCATTTGACCATCTTAATTTAAAATGGTCATTGTTTGACGAGTTAGTAGATGGTATTCATACAAACTTGCAAGGAAGAGGTTTAAGAGAAAAGAAAGATTATTCTATACGCAGCGTTCAATTCATTGATGTAGATGATGATAAAAACGGTGCAGAAGCATATGTTGACTTTAAGAAAGATAAAGAATCAGATTACTCATACCGTATGAATAGCGAAGGAAAAGCTTATCAATATAGTTGCAGTAACGGTAAATGTATTTTTAAAGAGAAATAG
- a CDS encoding NUDIX hydrolase, whose translation MTEWLTIFDPERNTLGKKLRDEVHRDGDWHETFHCWFVEKDAEDMFLYFQLRSKNKKEAPGIWDITSAGHIMHDEDVQIGGLREIEEELGLSFQTTDLAYKGIFQIDYEISNLTDREFCHMYFHNVINPLPFVPGEEVDDVMKVHATSFLQLLKKEIASFTAISVLSNKPITITFEDIYPYDLQYYEFVIKQGKKSLKK comes from the coding sequence ATGACAGAGTGGTTAACAATATTTGATCCTGAAAGAAATACACTTGGGAAGAAATTGCGTGATGAAGTGCATCGTGACGGTGATTGGCACGAAACATTTCATTGTTGGTTTGTAGAAAAAGATGCTGAAGATATGTTTTTATATTTCCAATTACGCTCTAAAAATAAAAAAGAAGCTCCGGGTATATGGGATATTACTTCAGCCGGACATATTATGCATGATGAAGATGTACAAATTGGTGGTCTTCGTGAAATTGAAGAAGAATTGGGGCTTTCTTTTCAAACGACTGATTTAGCATACAAAGGCATCTTTCAAATAGATTATGAAATTTCAAATCTTACAGATCGCGAGTTTTGTCATATGTATTTCCACAATGTCATCAATCCACTTCCATTTGTACCAGGTGAAGAAGTAGATGATGTAATGAAAGTACATGCAACCTCTTTTTTACAACTATTAAAAAAAGAGATTGCATCTTTTACGGCTATTTCTGTTTTAAGCAATAAACCGATAACGATAACATTTGAAGATATTTACCCTTATGACCTTCAATATTACGAATTTGTTATAAAACAAGGAAAAAAATCACTAAAAAAATAA